TGCGTGACCAAAAAAATAAATTCCCCTTTGAAGCACTTTCTGCCGGAATTCGCTCGCTTCCTCGCGGGAGAGGGGGCGACTGCGCCATTGCTGGCAGTTTTTTAGGAAGATCTGAGCGGCTGAGAACCCACCTTGGAAAGCCCGCTCTACCGCCTGGGGAAACCCACCGGCAATCGAAACGTGAGCCCCTAAAAGTCGCCTCATTTGTCAAAAAAGTTTGCTTTCCCATTTGGGATTGGTCAGCGGTCCCGAACCGTGAAACTCAAAGAGCTTGCTTACGGGAAAAAAAAGGATACTTGCGGGCCCGCGGACATTGACGCGCATGTCCATGTCTAACGCATCCCTGAGGTAATCGTATTTCCCTTCTCCGATCATCGTTAGCATGGGGCTAGTAATCTTGAGTCGTTGCGTCGAAATGGCTCCGTTGGCCATTTCAAAATCACACTGTGCGTCCCCTGCGCTCGTAAGATTCAGGAAAGGAAACGCTTGTCCGATGAGCGTAAAAAGCCCTCCCAGAAAGGGAATATCCAAGAGATATCCCCCGTGAATCTCACAGGTCCCTTTTCCTTGGAGGGTGTTCAATTTTCCGATGACCCCTCGAACCTCTCCCTTCAGTAGCATCCGTCCCGTGCTTTTCCCATAACGGAAATAGGTGAGAAGAACCTTTTGGAAGTCAGCTTGGGAAAGCTCAAACACGGCCTGAAAGGGAGGCTCGGCAAGGAGGTCGACCCCAATGGTCCCCTGTAACTCCCCGTCGAAGAGCCGGGCTTTTTGAACCACTACGGTGAGCTTACGCCCCAAAATCGTGATTTTGGCTGCGATGCCGGAAGGGTAGAGCGTTTTACCTAAAAAGTCATATTCCATGGGGCCTTCGGAACGGAGATCAATGGAAAGCTGGGTAGCCGGCTTGATCCGTTTTTCGTCGAGGTCTACCGTGCCGTCCACCCACAGGTTGGGGGGGCTCGTAAACCGATAGGGCTCCACGTAACGCGGGAATTTTTCTCCAACAGCTGGTGCGACTTCTTGAACGTGGACGGTCGAATGGAGCTTGTGGAGAAGGAGGAGCCGGGCACGAAAATCCTCTTCCATGGCCCCTTCCACGATCCCTTCGGGACGCACGACTTTTAGCTCCCAAAGGGCTAGTCGCCCTCCTTGCCATGCGAAACGGCCTTGGGCGGAAAGAACCCGCACTCCCTTAAAGGAAAACGACGAGGTCTGGAACTGTCCACGCAGATCAAGTTTGTCCCAGTTAGCGGGGTCGAAGCGGATGTCGGCCTCAATCCTCGGCCCTTCCCCCGGAAACTGGAGCCGTGCCAGGGTTTGGTCCCATGCTGCCGAAAGCCCGCGAAAGGCAGAAGGATGGAGGGTGCTGGTGACCCGGCCCTCCCAAGGGCTATGCAGGGCGGGTCGCAAAAGGGAAACATTGAGTTCTCCCAGCTTGCCGGCCAGCCGTGCTTCTGGGATAATCACCCTTTCCCCGTCGGAGCCCAGGGAGAGTTCCCACCGGTTCCAAAACGTTTCACCAAACCAGAAACGTTCCCAGCTCACCCCCATTTCGTAGCGAACTGACCATACGGGCTTCCACTGGAACTGGGCCTTTCCCTCGATCTGGGCAAGCTGGGTCGAACGAAAGTGCCGGACCCATCTGGCAAGATGTCCGGGCAAGAGGACGGCCCAATTCTCCGGGTCCGTTTGTGCGGAAAAGGCTAACGTACCTACTTGCTCCTTAAGCGTGACCCGTGCGTGAAGCTCCAAATATCCTGGGGCAAAATCGACTCGTAGGGTGGGGATTTCCATGACCCCCTTGTCCCAATTTCCTTCCAGAGAGATGGCCCGGAGCGTAATCCCATGCCAGCGGGCGTCCTGGCCCGAGAGAACAAACCGAGCTTTGCTTCCGAGCAAGTCATCGCTCTGGCCTTCAAATTCCACCTGTAGGGTAAGGGGAGAGCGGCTGATCCAAGCTCCCAGAAAGGAGGTGAGCCATTCAGCCACCGGTTCCCAGCCTCGTGCCTGGGGCATTCCAGATTGATTTTTCCGGAAAACCGGCCAGCCTGCCAAGCGTAGGGTTCCGCGGGCCATCAGCTGGCATTTACCCAAGATGAGCCCTTGGGCTTCCCACAGTTCCAACCGGTCCGGCAAAAGATGAGCTTTGGCAAAGACATGGGAGAGTTCCAGGCTTTTCCCTGACGCCAACGGCCACCGGATGCTTCCGTTTCGAACGGTGATGGTTCGCAATGCCCATTTTCCCGATCGCACCGTTTCCCAAACCCATCCAAGCCGGAGGTGATCGACCGAAAGGAGGGCTATCCGGTGGTGAGGGCTATCCCACAAGGTGACTTCGTCCAACAAGAGAGCACCGGTGGGGCTCAGCCGGATCGTTCTGGCCGTAATCGCCATTCCGTGGGTTTCCAGGTTTCTGAGAATCCTTTGTTGGACCGGCTCGGGAACGCCGAAAAACCACAGCGAAAAAAGGAGACCAACGAAAACGACCACGGGCCATGTCCAGATCGGGGGGATCCAGGGTGACTTGGAGAACCTTCGGAAAATAGCGCCAGTTCCCAGCTGAAAGTCGACCATGGTTACAAAACGTTTCCCGCGGGGGGGACACGGCGGATAAAGGCAAGGATCTTACAAACCGATCCCCAGGGAATAGCCTACCGGTTTTGTAGCACCTCCCCCAAGGGAAAAAGAGGGATGGCTGTCGGAACTTCCGGTGGCAGCCCAAGGGTTACCGACAGTTAAGCCACATAGGGAGACATAAGGCTTGGGATGGGAGCATATCCGAATGAAGGTACATGCGTGGCCCAAGCGGCACGGTGTTGCCTTGTAAGGCGGGTGAGGGGATCTGGAAGGAGAGGGGGTTGCCTGTGCTTGCAGAATAGTTGCCGACCGGGGCGGTAATCGTGCCATGCGGAGGCGGTGCTACTCGATCGGGTGGCCCTCTACGCGTGGGTGGTGGTAGCGCCGATCAAAAAGCGGATGGAGAGAGGGAATTGGCTTGCGTTCTCTGAATGGGTTCTCAGGGAAACGGTTGCCGATCGTCAAGGCCGGCGAGGAGGTGGGCTCGGAGAGAAAAGGGGCATCGGAGAGGGTTCGGGTTGGGGAGGTCTCTCATCGGAAGGTGGGCGTCATCGGGGTCCGAGTAGCGCAACGGGCTAATGGATTTCAGTTTCGAGTCTCTGGAGGCGGGATTGGGCGGCATTGGCCAGGCAGGGTCGATCCATCCTGTTGGGGGATGCCAATGAGATGACCGACGATCTTGTGTGCGATCTCCGTGGGGTGATGGTTTCCTTCTGTGCCAGGCTTTACGAGAAGAAATCCGCGCAACAACGGCGCCAAGAAGGTGCTCGAAGCGATCGCATGGACAAGCTTGCTCGTTTCCCTTTACCAGGGGCGGTTGCAGGTGACGATCGAACAGGGGGCGTTGCTTGAAGACCTATGCGGCGCTCTCTGGGGAGGTGGGAGCCCGAGTGTTTTTTGCGGACATGCGGGTTTGTGTGTCCGTTTAACGACGGCCATTGATCCTTCCTGTGGCGGTTTGGCTTGACTGGCCGGATAGTTCCACATTCTCCGGGTCTAAGTTCCAAGGAAAGGTCCGTTTCGGTCGGGAAGGAGAGCGACCCCAGATGATTGTGGAAGCTAAGGAGGGGATCTGGAAAGAGCGCAAGAGCTAATTCCGCACGCTTGAGGAGAAGATGCCCGGATCGAACGTTTTGCACGAAAAAAAAGCGGGTGGCTTTGCCATCCTTTTCCCACCAAGCTTGACGCCCTCCTGGGAGAAGAGGAGTCGCAACCGGGTGCGTTTGTCTTTCGGGTTTCGCCGTTTGTTTCCGTAAAGAGTTTTCCTTGGAAGAAAACCAGCACGCCAGTCACGCGGACGGGAAAAGGGATTGGCAGGCGGAATGGGGGAGCCAGTTCTCTATGCTGGGGTCGAAGGACGAGCCCCCGGCAACTCGTCCTGCCGAGTCACAGTATCCACGGACGGGAGCCTATCGGCTTTGCGGTTGCGGGCTGCCGGCCGGATGGGAAAGCCCGAGCGGATACCTGGTTTGTGAGGGCGTGCGTTTTGCCTACGGATAGAAAGCGATTCTCTAGACCCCTCTCGGCCAGCCGGATCGTGCCCGGGACAAGCAAAAAAGAGGGGGAAAGGCGTCCCGCAGGAGGATCCGTGCTTGGGCGACCGCTTCGTGCAAGACCGAAAAGGGGTGCTGGGTGTTGGGAAGCATCGAGGGCAACGAAAATCATCTTGCCTTGGCCGAAAGGGAGCGTTCGGGCAATCTCCTGGCAATCCGCCGGATCATGGCAAGAGGGAGGAGCAGGTCAAAGCGATTGTTATTGGCACGTGCAAAGAGATCGCCCAGGCCTGTGGTGAATCGGGCAAGGCGCTTCTGATCGAACCATGGGATCTTCCCAAGACGGAGCTCAAGCTTGAGTCGGTGGATTGCGTTTGGGCCCGCTCGTTTTCTTTTTTGGCTTTACGCCAAGGCGATCGCGATGGTTCAAAGTCAGCTTGTTTTGCTGCCGGAGTCGAGGGGATCGAAGTGGATCTGGCCTACGCGTCTTTGATGGGCGTGGTCGACCATGCGCGCCGTCATGGCACAAGTTTTTCCGAGAGCGCGGGCCTCGGTCCCCCCCTCGCCGTGAGAGGATTGTGTCTCTCGGGACGCGTTATCCGTGCGAGAGGCAGGTGTAACCCCACACAGAGGGTGGTTAGGTCACCTTCGCCCTACGCGCAAGGAATCCGACAAAGCCTGTGTGGTCGTTTCTATGGCGGGGACTTGCAAAAGACTCTAAGCGGCGCAAGGAGCGCATCCCCGGTTAGGGAGAGGGTCGACTCCCCCTCCCGCGCCTCTGTCCCCGAAAACGCGGGACGGGGACGCCAACCCTGGCTTTGGCAGTCAAACCCCCGCACGCGAATTGTCGGCAGGACTCTTGGGTCGGCCTCCCAGACGATCCTCCCTACTAGGGGAACGGTTCTCTATGGGTGTAGGAACGGTGCGGTTCGGGACTGAGCTATTGAAGAGCCGTCTTCTTGCCTTTGCAGGGGAAGAACCCTATCCTAAGCTTTCCTTTGTGAAGGAAACCTCTTTCATGGACAAAATGGTGGCTCTGTGCAAGCGCAGGGGGTTCATTTTCCCTTCCTGCGAGATTTATGGTGGGCTAGCCGGTGTGTGGGACTATGGCCCTTTAGGGGTCGAGCTCAAGCGGAACATTAAGGAGTACTGGTGGGTTTGTATGACCCAGTACCGGGATGACATCGTGGGGTTAGATTCTGCGATCCTAACCCATCGTGCCGTGTTACAGGCCAGCGGTCATGAGGGTCAATTTGTCGACGAGCTGGTCGAATGTAAGGAATGCCACAGCCGGTTCCGGACTGACGAGCTGGGTGCGGTCTTTTGCCCGCTGCGTCCGAAATTCCATCCTGGCCAGTGCGGGGCTCCGCTAACCGAGCCCCGACGGTTTCACCTTCTCTTCAAAACCCAGCTGGGTCCGGTGGAGGAATCCGCCGAGACTGTCTACCTGCGTCCGGAAACTGCGCAGGGCATCTTTGTGCAGTTTCGCAATGTTTTGGAGGTTTCCCGCAAAAAACTCCCCTTTGGAATTGCTCAAATCGGCAAAGCGTTTCGCAATGAGGTTAACCCGCGCCATTTCACGTTTCGATCGCGAGAGTTTGAACAAATGGAAGTGGAATATTTTGTGAAACCGGGCACCGGGTTAGAACTTTTGGAACGGTGGAAAGAGGAGCGTTTGGCCTGGTATGAGTCCCTTGGGCTTCCCAGGAGTAAAATTCGTGTGCGGGATGTCCCAGAATCGGAACGAGCCTTTTACTCGCAAAAGACCTACGATCTCGAATACGAGTTTCCTTTTGGGACTCACGAGCTGGAAGGGATTGCGTATCGCACCGACTATGACCTGGTCCAGCATGCGCGGGGCAGCGGCAAACCGTTGGACTACTTTGATGAGGAGACCCAGACCCGGTTTGTGCCCCATGTGATCGAACCCAGCGGGGGGGTTGACCGGACGGTGCTGGCTCTTTTATGCGAGGCTTACAATGAGGAGGAGGTTAAGGAGGATGGGGAGAGAGGGAAAGAGGTGCGGACCGTTCTCCGGCTTTCTCCCAGGGTTGCACCGATCAAGGTAGGGGTGTTGCCCCTTCTTCGGAACCGCCCGGAATTGGTTGCCAAGGCTCAGGAAGTGGCAAGCTGGCTTCGACGGTTTTACAAAACGGCCTATGATGAGGCGGGCTCCATCGGGCGGCGTTACCGCAGAATGGATGAGATTGGGACCCCGTTTTGTGTTACGATTGATTTTGAAACGCTCGAGGGTGTTCGGTCGGGGCCGTTGGCTGGCCGCCGGAATACCGTGACGGTCCGCGATCGAGATACGATGGCCCAAGAGCGTGTTGCCATCGAGGATCTTTTGGAGTATTTGGCCCAGAAGGTCTCCCCTGGAATAGGAGGTTTTTTCGTGCCCAGGGAAGGAAACCAAGGGCTTGGCAAGTCTTGGCCGGCCTAAACAATCGGCTTCTCCCCCCGGGAGGAAGTGCGGCCAAGAGAAGGGAGTCCGGGCATGGGGAAAAGGGGGGTCTTTTCTCCCTGATCAACGTCACTCCCGAAAGAGGGAAGAGGAACCCGATGACCGGTGGAGATGGATGCGGGTGAAACCAGCTACGTTATTCCCAGAAAAGCGTGTGACCCAGCTTCGTGACCGCAGAATTTCCCTGGGAATTTCCCAATTGGAAGCCGCCCGGCGGGTGGGGATTGCCCGTCAAAGCCTTGCTTCGATTGAACAAGGGCGTGCGGTACCTTCGGTGGCCCTTGCCCTGCGGCTAGCCCGGTTGCTTGGGACCACCGTGGAGGAGCTCTTTGGTCAGCCCATGGAGACAGATCCCGTGCCGGCGGACTGGGCAAGTTTCCGGGACCCTCTCCCGGAGGAACCGGTAGCGCTCGGCTGGATGGGAGATCACTGGGTAGCGCATCCGCTGGAACCTTCGGAGGTAGTGGCTTCGCCAGGACTTGTGTGCGGATGGGTGAAGGAAAAAGGAAAGACAGGGCTTTTGGTTCAGCTCTCCGAGGGTTCGGGTTCCTTGCAAAAAGGGATTGTGGTGGCAGGTTGTGCCCCCGTCCTGGGTTTTCTCATTCAACGACTTAATGGCTTGTTTCCCTGGCAGCGAAGTCTCTGGCTGGAACGTTCGAGTTTTTTTGCGCTGCAGGCCTTGGCCAGGGGTTGGATTCATGCAGCGGGGATGCACCTTTGGGACGACTCTCGCCGGGAATTCAACCTGCCTTTTGTCGAGGAAATGCTGGGTTCGCAGCGGTTTCTTGCAGTAGAACTGGTTCGGTGGAAGGCCGGTCTTGCCGTAGCCCCTGGCAATCCGCTCGGTATTTCCCGGGTGGCGGACATCGCCCGCAAGAAAGTGCGTGTCGTTCCCAGGGAGCCAGGGTCGGGGGCTCAACGGCTTTTGGAAAGGGAGGCGGCGCGGGAAGGAATTGAAATGGCTTCGCTTGCCTGGGCACCGTTGGCCAAAAATCACCGGGAGGTAGGAGAACGGGTCCTTCTGGGAGTGGCCGATTGCGGGATCACCATCGAACCGGTGGCTCGGGTTTTGGGACTAGGTTTTTTACCGTTGCAGGAAGAGCGTTTTGACCTGGTTTTTCTTGCGAGATGGGCAGAAGAGGAAGCCAGCCGGCGTCTTTTGGGTTTGCTCCGGCAAGTTGCGTTGCAGGCAGAATTGGAAAAGCTTTTTGGTTACCAGGCTTCCCATGCAGGGGAGAAAGTGGCGTAGGGCCCGGTAGGAACATTCAGTAAAAATCCCCGGCGCTCCCTCGCAAGGCCAGGAGGAGAGAGGATCGGGACGAGCGCTGTTTTCAAGCGCGCAAGATCCCCGGCAAGAAACACGCTCATCCGGTTTGGATCCAGATATTTCCGTAGAGCGGCCGTGACTTCAGCTACGGAGAGATTTCGGATTTGTGCTTCCAGCTTTCCATCCCAAGCCAAAGTGCGTCCCCATCGGGCTCTGGTGGCCAGAAGCGTCGCTAGCTCCCGATCGTTCGATCGCAATAATCTTCGCATTTGGAGCCAGCCTTCCTGGGCCTTGGCCAGTTCGTCCTTCCGGACCCCTTCCTTGAGTATTCGAGTGACTTCTTCAAAGTACGCCTTTTCCACCTTGGCAACGTTTTGTGGTGCGGCGATGGCGCTGGCAAGAAAGAGTGCGGTAGAGTCCTTCGGGGTTAACTCAAGGTGAGCCCCCACGTGATAGCTCAGTCCCTCCTGAGCGCGGATGCGTAGCGCCAGCCGAGAGCTAAGAAACCCACCACCAAGAATGTAGGTCCCCAGAACGAGCGCGGGGTAATCCGGGTTTTCATCCGAAAGGGCTAGAGCCTGGCAAGCCACAAATGCGGCGTTGGGTTTATCTGGAATCGGGAGCACCTTTCGTAGCGTTTGGTTCTGGACGAGCGGGTGGAAAATGGGCTCAAAGGGTTCTCGAGATTCCCATCCTCCGAAAAGGGATTGGAGTTTTTGGCTCACTTGGGTAAGGCCTAGGTTGCCCACCACGGAAACCTCTCCGTGGTTGGCCCCGTAAAACCTCCCGTAAAACGCCTTAGCTTCTTCTAAGGAGACCTTCTGCACCTCCTTGATTTCTTCCTCAAAGGTTGGAACGTAACGCACATCACCCTGGGGGTACGGGTTCATATGGCGCAGGGCCTCCCGGTAAGCTACCTCTGTCGGTTCGCTCCTTTCTTGCTCAAGCTCGGTAAGCTCCTCTGCTTTGAGTTGTTCCCATTCGGACGAGCTAAAGGAGGGTTTTCGCAACATTTCCGTGACGAGCTCGAGCAGGCGGAAAAACGTGGTGCGAGGGGACTCCATTTGCACCGTGATCCCCCCGGGTTCCGAGCTCCAGGAAACCCGAGCCTTTAGCCGGTCTAGCTCATCCTCCAGTTCTTGCCGGCTATGCTGGGTAGTACCCCGCGACAGCATGTGGGCTGCCAAGCGTGCGACGGTGGAAGTTCCTCGTAGGTTTCGCTCGGTTCCCCACTGGAGCGAAAGGCAGGCATGTACAAGGTCCGCCCGCGTGCGCTTGGTGAGAACGGCTGTTGCTATTCCCGGGCTAACAACGGCCCGTTGGATTCGCGCTTCCAGGGAACTAGGATCCGGATCCAAAGCTTCTCCCGGTTCTATCTCACCTTTACCCCGGTAATCGCGGAGAAGAGCTGCTAAATCCGGGGCGTGAGGAATCTCGACCCGGGCGACTTGAGCAGCCGGGACATAAACAGCTACGGTACGGTTCGTTTCGGGCAAATACGTTCTAGCCACTCGGGCCACTTGGGCTGCGCTGACTTTCTCTAACCAGTCACGTCGAAGAAAAAAAAGCCGCCAGTCACCTGCAGCAATGAATTCGCTCAAGTAAAGGCCAATGCGTTCCGAATTCGCTAGCGCAAGTTCCATTTCCTTTAAAAGTTTTCGCCGGATGCGCGCCACTTCTTCCTCGCTCGGCGGTGAGCGCATGGCTTCGTCCAGCGTTTGAAGAATGCCTTGTTCCAAAAGGTGCGCGTCAGATCCGGCCGGGCCTTCAGCATAAAAAACCGCCATGCCAGGCTCCCGCAATGCCAGGACGTCATCGCCGACGGAACTAGCTTTTTGGGTCTCTACAAGCTTGTGATAGAGCCGTCCAGAGGGGGTATCTCCCAGCGCGTCGGCAAGGACTTCCAGCGGGGCGATGTCCGGGTGGGAAGCGGCCGGGATATGGACCCCCACCATCACAAGCGGAGTTCCTCCTGCCCGTTCCACGACCACCCGGCGGAGACCTTCCTGGGAAGGCTCCTCTGTATGGGTCTGAGGGAGGGAGCCTGAGGGACGCGGGATCGTAGCAAAGTGTTTTACGACAAGTGCAAGAGCATGGCCTGGGTCAAAAGCTCCCGAAAGGATGAGCACGCAATTGTCCGGCCGGTAATAGCGCCGGTAGAACGCAGCCAGGCGGTCAAGGGAAACGTTTTCAATATCAGAGCGAGCTCCGATGACCGGTTTGCCATAGTTGTGCCACCGGTAGGCGGCGGCCATAAGATGCTTAAAAAGAACGGACCACGGAGCGTTTTCCCCCATCTCAAACTCGTTTCGAACCACGGTCATCTCCCGCTCAAACTCATCCTTTCGGAGGATTGCATGGACCATCCGGTCGGCTTCTAAATCCAAAGCCCAATCGAGATTGGCGTCTGTGGCGGGAAAGGTTTCAAAAAAGTTGGTTCGATCCCAGGATGTGGTGGCGTTGGGTTTGGCTCCGTGTTCCGTGAGCTCTTGGGGAATGTGGGGATGACGGGGAGTTCCCTTAAAGAGCATGTGTTCCAAAAGATGGGCCATCCCGGTCTCCCCATAGCTTTCGTTTCGGGAACCCACCAAGTAGGTGACGTTAACCGTGATGGTGGGCCGGCTTGGATCCGGAAAAAGGAGCACCTTAAGCCCGTTGGGGAGGTCATACTCGGTGATCCCTTCTACAGAAGGCCCCTGCCGGACACCCTTGGGGAGTGGAAAGGGAGCGGCCAGCGTAGAGCGGGGTGAAAAAGGAGCTAGCCAAGCCACAAAAGAGAGAAACATCCCGGTTCTCCACAGAAGAGCCCTGGCCAGCGGGAAGGTTTTTCTCATCGGATTGGTTGCGGAGTTCTAGTACCGGGGTTTTTCAGAATCCTTATGGGTTGGCTTGGAATTCCAGCTCCCCAGCCGTTGGGCCCAAGCACGGGTAAGCTCTGCTCCAAAGAAAAAAATTTGAGAGCAATAGTAAATCCACAAAAGGAAAAGAACTACGCTTCCGGCGGCTCCGTACAACGAGGCCAATGCGCTTCGGCGCAAGGCAAACCAGAGAAGGGATTTCCCTGCCATGATCGAAACTGCTGTGATCGTAGCTCCCAACCACACGTCTTGCCATCGCACGTGTGCATCGGGGAGTGTCCGGTATACGGTGGCAAAGACGAGCACACCAAGGACAAAGGCCACCACCGAGATCAGCCAGGGGAGATGGAGTTCCGGCAAAAACCTAGTAAAAATCCCTTCCATTCCACCTAAAGCGGTGGTCGCAACTAAAGAGATCCACAAGAGTAGACCGCTTCCCAACACGATGACAAAGGAACTGGCCCGGCGTCGAAGCACGTCCCCGAGTCCTCGAGGAGGGCAGGGCTCCAGTTCCCAAATGAGGTTAAGGGCATCTTGCAGCTCTAAAAAGGTTCCCGAGGCGCCCAAGGAAAGGGACAGGGCCGTTGCCCATGCGGCCTGGGGATTTTTCCAAAGTTCCGACGCCCGAGAGGCTGCGTCTTTGAGAAGCGTGATCCCTTCCTCCCCGATCATCTGGCGCAAGATTTCCATAAACTCGCGGCCGGCCTTCTGGCTGACGGTCACACTTACCAGAGCCACGGTCATGACCACAAGAGGGATGAAGGAAAAAAGAATGTAGCAGGAAAGGGCAGCCCCTAAGCTTGAGCAGCGATGCCGGACCCAACCCTCTCCGGCGTCCCAAAAAAGGGCCAGGATCTCCTTTAGCGAAGAGCCAAGTCTAGGCTTCGTCGTTTCCTGCGATAGGGACCGGACGGGTAGCTGGTGCATGCGGAGGTTCGAGTCGTGCCTGTCCAAACTGAAAGCCTTTCCAGGGCTTTTCACTGGCGGCAAATTCTTCCAGGAGCTGGCTAGCT
The genomic region above belongs to Candidatus Methylacidithermus pantelleriae and contains:
- a CDS encoding AsmA-like C-terminal region-containing protein, with protein sequence MVDFQLGTGAIFRRFSKSPWIPPIWTWPVVVFVGLLFSLWFFGVPEPVQQRILRNLETHGMAITARTIRLSPTGALLLDEVTLWDSPHHRIALLSVDHLRLGWVWETVRSGKWALRTITVRNGSIRWPLASGKSLELSHVFAKAHLLPDRLELWEAQGLILGKCQLMARGTLRLAGWPVFRKNQSGMPQARGWEPVAEWLTSFLGAWISRSPLTLQVEFEGQSDDLLGSKARFVLSGQDARWHGITLRAISLEGNWDKGVMEIPTLRVDFAPGYLELHARVTLKEQVGTLAFSAQTDPENWAVLLPGHLARWVRHFRSTQLAQIEGKAQFQWKPVWSVRYEMGVSWERFWFGETFWNRWELSLGSDGERVIIPEARLAGKLGELNVSLLRPALHSPWEGRVTSTLHPSAFRGLSAAWDQTLARLQFPGEGPRIEADIRFDPANWDKLDLRGQFQTSSFSFKGVRVLSAQGRFAWQGGRLALWELKVVRPEGIVEGAMEEDFRARLLLLHKLHSTVHVQEVAPAVGEKFPRYVEPYRFTSPPNLWVDGTVDLDEKRIKPATQLSIDLRSEGPMEYDFLGKTLYPSGIAAKITILGRKLTVVVQKARLFDGELQGTIGVDLLAEPPFQAVFELSQADFQKVLLTYFRYGKSTGRMLLKGEVRGVIGKLNTLQGKGTCEIHGGYLLDIPFLGGLFTLIGQAFPFLNLTSAGDAQCDFEMANGAISTQRLKITSPMLTMIGEGKYDYLRDALDMDMRVNVRGPASILFFPVSKLFEFHGSGPLTNPKWESKLF
- a CDS encoding glycine--tRNA ligase, translated to MDKMVALCKRRGFIFPSCEIYGGLAGVWDYGPLGVELKRNIKEYWWVCMTQYRDDIVGLDSAILTHRAVLQASGHEGQFVDELVECKECHSRFRTDELGAVFCPLRPKFHPGQCGAPLTEPRRFHLLFKTQLGPVEESAETVYLRPETAQGIFVQFRNVLEVSRKKLPFGIAQIGKAFRNEVNPRHFTFRSREFEQMEVEYFVKPGTGLELLERWKEERLAWYESLGLPRSKIRVRDVPESERAFYSQKTYDLEYEFPFGTHELEGIAYRTDYDLVQHARGSGKPLDYFDEETQTRFVPHVIEPSGGVDRTVLALLCEAYNEEEVKEDGERGKEVRTVLRLSPRVAPIKVGVLPLLRNRPELVAKAQEVASWLRRFYKTAYDEAGSIGRRYRRMDEIGTPFCVTIDFETLEGVRSGPLAGRRNTVTVRDRDTMAQERVAIEDLLEYLAQKVSPGIGGFFVPREGNQGLGKSWPA
- a CDS encoding substrate-binding domain-containing protein translates to MKPATLFPEKRVTQLRDRRISLGISQLEAARRVGIARQSLASIEQGRAVPSVALALRLARLLGTTVEELFGQPMETDPVPADWASFRDPLPEEPVALGWMGDHWVAHPLEPSEVVASPGLVCGWVKEKGKTGLLVQLSEGSGSLQKGIVVAGCAPVLGFLIQRLNGLFPWQRSLWLERSSFFALQALARGWIHAAGMHLWDDSRREFNLPFVEEMLGSQRFLAVELVRWKAGLAVAPGNPLGISRVADIARKKVRVVPREPGSGAQRLLEREAAREGIEMASLAWAPLAKNHREVGERVLLGVADCGITIEPVARVLGLGFLPLQEERFDLVFLARWAEEEASRRLLGLLRQVALQAELEKLFGYQASHAGEKVA
- a CDS encoding M16 family metallopeptidase — its product is MRKTFPLARALLWRTGMFLSFVAWLAPFSPRSTLAAPFPLPKGVRQGPSVEGITEYDLPNGLKVLLFPDPSRPTITVNVTYLVGSRNESYGETGMAHLLEHMLFKGTPRHPHIPQELTEHGAKPNATTSWDRTNFFETFPATDANLDWALDLEADRMVHAILRKDEFEREMTVVRNEFEMGENAPWSVLFKHLMAAAYRWHNYGKPVIGARSDIENVSLDRLAAFYRRYYRPDNCVLILSGAFDPGHALALVVKHFATIPRPSGSLPQTHTEEPSQEGLRRVVVERAGGTPLVMVGVHIPAASHPDIAPLEVLADALGDTPSGRLYHKLVETQKASSVGDDVLALREPGMAVFYAEGPAGSDAHLLEQGILQTLDEAMRSPPSEEEVARIRRKLLKEMELALANSERIGLYLSEFIAAGDWRLFFLRRDWLEKVSAAQVARVARTYLPETNRTVAVYVPAAQVARVEIPHAPDLAALLRDYRGKGEIEPGEALDPDPSSLEARIQRAVVSPGIATAVLTKRTRADLVHACLSLQWGTERNLRGTSTVARLAAHMLSRGTTQHSRQELEDELDRLKARVSWSSEPGGITVQMESPRTTFFRLLELVTEMLRKPSFSSSEWEQLKAEELTELEQERSEPTEVAYREALRHMNPYPQGDVRYVPTFEEEIKEVQKVSLEEAKAFYGRFYGANHGEVSVVGNLGLTQVSQKLQSLFGGWESREPFEPIFHPLVQNQTLRKVLPIPDKPNAAFVACQALALSDENPDYPALVLGTYILGGGFLSSRLALRIRAQEGLSYHVGAHLELTPKDSTALFLASAIAAPQNVAKVEKAYFEEVTRILKEGVRKDELAKAQEGWLQMRRLLRSNDRELATLLATRARWGRTLAWDGKLEAQIRNLSVAEVTAALRKYLDPNRMSVFLAGDLARLKTALVPILSPPGLARERRGFLLNVPTGPYATFSPAWEAW
- a CDS encoding YihY/virulence factor BrkB family protein, producing MHQLPVRSLSQETTKPRLGSSLKEILALFWDAGEGWVRHRCSSLGAALSCYILFSFIPLVVMTVALVSVTVSQKAGREFMEILRQMIGEEGITLLKDAASRASELWKNPQAAWATALSLSLGASGTFLELQDALNLIWELEPCPPRGLGDVLRRRASSFVIVLGSGLLLWISLVATTALGGMEGIFTRFLPELHLPWLISVVAFVLGVLVFATVYRTLPDAHVRWQDVWLGATITAVSIMAGKSLLWFALRRSALASLYGAAGSVVLFLLWIYYCSQIFFFGAELTRAWAQRLGSWNSKPTHKDSEKPRY